One region of Candidatus Electrothrix rattekaaiensis genomic DNA includes:
- a CDS encoding AAA family ATPase, with protein sequence MVPDKNEKVRLRWQQRGADYPLKPHHLSDGTLRFICLATALLQPDPPATMIIDEPELGLHPYAIDILAELIYAASQRIQLIVSTQSPALVDCFEPSDIIVVNRRNGASVFKRLDERELAAWLEDYSLGELWQKNIVTGGPNYDSVCSP encoded by the coding sequence TTGGTTCCGGATAAGAACGAGAAGGTCCGGCTTCGTTGGCAACAAAGGGGAGCAGATTATCCGCTCAAACCGCATCATCTTTCCGATGGTACGCTCCGGTTCATCTGCTTGGCAACGGCATTATTGCAGCCTGACCCTCCGGCAACCATGATTATTGATGAGCCGGAATTAGGGCTTCATCCCTATGCGATTGATATTCTCGCTGAGCTGATTTATGCCGCATCGCAGAGGATACAGCTTATTGTCTCAACCCAGTCTCCGGCACTTGTTGATTGTTTTGAGCCGAGCGATATTATTGTGGTGAATCGGCGGAACGGAGCCTCTGTTTTTAAGAGACTGGATGAAAGGGAGCTTGCAGCGTGGCTTGAAGATTATTCTTTGGGTGAGCTTTGGCAAAAGAATATTGTCACCGGCGGCCCTAATTATGACTCAGTATGCTCACCCTGA
- the murB gene encoding UDP-N-acetylmuramate dehydrogenase, producing the protein MNRHQRESLAGLTRNWPSAIQFDVPMATYSTLRAGGRAAALIDIHSLAELQKLLGQLHEQQLVFRVIGRGSNVLVTDKGFPGVMIRLKGELEQVGSVGVSEENFDGLKTEKAGKIEKVEGGELLVKAGGGCSLGRFLSWCTKQGMSGLEFMAGIPGSVGGAVRMNAGALGGEIGDRLHSVECVDACGSVIQVPKLELQLSYRKAEVKGRDINTLIVASASFRLIPGAQEEIRSRCTDFLAQRKGKQPTGVASAGSFFKNPAGDAAGRLIEAAGLKGRCCGEAVVSPVHANFIVNTGKSTATDILTLMEQVQETVFQKFSVRLEPEVEII; encoded by the coding sequence ATGAATCGACACCAGCGTGAGAGTCTAGCAGGATTGACGAGAAATTGGCCATCGGCAATACAGTTCGATGTGCCTATGGCCACATATTCCACTTTGCGGGCAGGCGGGAGAGCCGCAGCCCTGATTGATATTCACAGTCTGGCTGAGTTGCAGAAGCTTCTTGGGCAATTGCACGAACAACAGCTTGTTTTTCGGGTTATTGGTCGTGGTTCCAATGTCTTGGTGACAGATAAGGGCTTTCCCGGAGTAATGATCCGGCTGAAGGGTGAGCTTGAACAGGTTGGTTCTGTAGGAGTCTCTGAGGAAAATTTTGATGGTCTAAAGACAGAGAAGGCAGGGAAGATAGAAAAGGTTGAGGGCGGAGAGCTGCTGGTCAAAGCGGGTGGCGGTTGTTCGCTGGGCAGGTTCCTTTCCTGGTGTACCAAACAGGGGATGTCTGGATTGGAATTTATGGCAGGTATTCCTGGCTCTGTGGGTGGGGCCGTGCGGATGAACGCCGGGGCTTTGGGTGGAGAAATCGGTGATCGGCTGCATTCCGTTGAATGTGTTGATGCCTGCGGCAGTGTCATCCAGGTGCCGAAATTAGAGTTGCAGCTTTCCTACCGCAAGGCGGAAGTGAAAGGCAGGGATATTAATACGCTGATTGTCGCCTCGGCTAGTTTCAGGCTGATACCGGGAGCGCAGGAGGAGATACGTTCGCGCTGTACGGATTTTTTAGCGCAGAGGAAGGGAAAACAACCGACCGGAGTGGCTTCGGCAGGCTCGTTTTTTAAAAATCCCGCAGGAGATGCTGCGGGCCGATTGATTGAGGCTGCTGGATTGAAAGGGCGATGTTGCGGAGAGGCAGTGGTGTCTCCGGTGCATGCCAATTTTATCGTCAACACCGGAAAAAGTACGGCAACAGATATTCTGACTTTGATGGAGCAGGTACAGGAAACCGTTTTTCAAAAATTTTCCGTCAGATTGGAACCGGAAGTAGAGATTATCTAG
- the murC gene encoding UDP-N-acetylmuramate--L-alanine ligase, producing the protein MYKRKEQKHIHFVGIGGIGMSGIAELLLHLGYKVSGSDLRKTDITRRLELAGGTIYEGHQTNRVSGADVVVVSTAVAEDNPEVVAAREEQIPVIQRAEMLAELMRLKKFGIAIAGSHGKTSTTSLVASILDEAGLDPTVVVGGKVDCFGGSNAHFGDGEFLVAEADESDGSFLKLSPVIEVVTNIDLEHLDYYRDLDHIKETFLEFINKIPFYGVAVVCLDDHNLATLLPQIQRRKITYGLTEQADIQATKISVDGRRNEFTVLYQGKELGRIKRNTPGCHTVYNTLAAIAVALELEIEFPLIAHALEQFEGVQRRLEVKGEKQGILVVDDYGHHPTEIRATLDAVRDGWPDRRLVVVFQPHRYTRTQGLFEEFTTAFYRADVLILTDIYAAGEAPLEGVNSEALLDAIKRHGQRNAFYHADLSTLPHGLLDFILEGDLVLTLGAGSVVQIGEQLLELLG; encoded by the coding sequence ATGTATAAGAGAAAAGAACAGAAGCATATCCATTTTGTCGGAATAGGCGGCATCGGCATGTCCGGAATTGCCGAACTCCTGCTCCATTTGGGTTATAAGGTCAGCGGCTCGGACCTGCGCAAAACAGACATTACTCGCCGACTGGAATTGGCTGGTGGAACGATTTATGAGGGCCACCAGACAAATAGGGTGTCTGGGGCCGATGTTGTTGTGGTTTCAACCGCTGTTGCTGAAGATAATCCTGAAGTAGTGGCAGCGCGGGAGGAGCAGATACCGGTGATTCAGCGGGCCGAGATGCTTGCCGAACTCATGCGCCTGAAGAAATTTGGTATTGCCATTGCCGGAAGTCACGGAAAGACGTCTACGACCTCTTTGGTTGCATCGATTCTTGATGAGGCCGGACTGGATCCCACTGTGGTGGTGGGTGGCAAGGTAGACTGTTTTGGCGGCAGTAATGCCCATTTTGGTGACGGCGAATTTCTCGTGGCTGAGGCTGATGAGAGCGATGGTTCTTTTCTCAAGCTTTCCCCGGTGATAGAGGTGGTCACTAATATTGATCTAGAGCACTTGGATTATTATCGGGATCTGGATCATATCAAGGAGACCTTTCTTGAATTTATTAATAAAATACCCTTTTACGGGGTTGCGGTTGTCTGTCTTGATGACCATAATCTTGCTACCCTGTTGCCCCAGATTCAACGGAGAAAGATCACCTACGGCTTGACAGAACAGGCCGATATCCAGGCGACCAAGATTTCCGTTGATGGGCGCAGGAACGAGTTTACCGTTTTATACCAAGGTAAAGAGCTGGGAAGGATCAAACGGAATACACCAGGATGCCATACGGTGTATAATACTTTGGCTGCCATTGCGGTTGCCCTGGAATTGGAAATAGAATTTCCCCTGATTGCTCATGCTCTTGAACAGTTTGAGGGGGTCCAAAGGCGGCTAGAGGTCAAGGGAGAAAAACAGGGGATTCTGGTGGTCGATGATTACGGTCATCATCCTACGGAAATCCGGGCAACGCTGGATGCTGTCCGGGACGGTTGGCCGGATCGCCGTCTTGTTGTGGTTTTTCAGCCCCATCGGTATACTCGTACCCAGGGGCTTTTTGAGGAGTTTACAACGGCGTTTTATCGAGCAGATGTCCTTATCCTGACAGATATCTATGCTGCCGGTGAAGCACCTCTTGAAGGGGTGAACAGCGAGGCCCTGCTTGATGCCATAAAGCGGCATGGCCAGCGGAATGCCTTTTATCATGCGGATCTGTCCACTCTTCCTCATGGCCTGCTTGATTTTATCTTGGAAGGGGATTTGGTGCTGACCCTTGGGGCCGGGAGTGTCGTTCAGATTGGTGAACAGCTGCTTGAGCTGCTGGGTTGA
- a CDS encoding FtsQ-type POTRA domain-containing protein, which produces MLRQFRSNYIRPSAQLRIRVNMGRYQQPTSVARKPEWNIQLIRKSFFLLVLVMLFGVAGRWGFQVLERSGIFSVRLVTVQGNRMSNEAQIRTLADIKQGDQLFRVPPEEIAERVRQHPWVDQVEVERVWPDTLTIRVHEHRPLAMINIEGKQQGLYYLDHHGIIFVPVESLQDIDYPVITGFAPQDESGDVSGLDLGEGALAEDVLEFLHIAARGNPILPLQSISEIHMNREKGIIVYLVEHPFPIYVGYGNVEKRYYQLVKLLERFYRKKRIEGIEEIRMDYHEGRILVARSEP; this is translated from the coding sequence ATGCTTCGCCAATTTCGTTCCAATTATATCCGACCGTCTGCGCAATTGCGGATTCGGGTCAATATGGGGCGGTATCAGCAACCGACCTCTGTTGCCCGTAAGCCTGAGTGGAATATTCAGCTTATCAGAAAGAGTTTTTTTTTGCTGGTATTGGTGATGCTGTTTGGCGTTGCTGGTCGTTGGGGTTTCCAAGTCTTGGAACGTTCAGGGATCTTTTCGGTGCGCTTAGTCACGGTTCAGGGTAATCGGATGAGCAATGAGGCGCAGATACGTACCCTTGCGGATATTAAGCAGGGAGATCAGCTCTTCAGGGTTCCCCCGGAGGAGATTGCGGAGCGTGTTCGTCAGCATCCTTGGGTTGATCAGGTGGAGGTCGAGCGTGTTTGGCCGGATACTCTGACCATACGGGTTCATGAGCATCGTCCCTTGGCCATGATCAATATTGAAGGTAAACAGCAGGGGCTGTACTACCTTGACCATCACGGGATTATTTTTGTGCCAGTGGAGTCTTTGCAGGATATTGACTATCCTGTTATAACGGGTTTTGCCCCCCAGGATGAAAGCGGGGATGTGTCGGGGCTTGACTTGGGAGAGGGTGCATTGGCAGAAGATGTGCTTGAATTTTTGCATATTGCAGCGCGAGGAAATCCGATTTTGCCGTTGCAGTCTATCTCCGAAATACATATGAACCGTGAAAAAGGAATTATTGTTTATCTTGTTGAACACCCCTTTCCTATTTATGTAGGATATGGTAATGTCGAAAAAAGATATTATCAGCTCGTTAAATTGCTTGAGCGGTTTTATCGGAAGAAAAGAATAGAGGGGATTGAGGAAATTCGAATGGATTATCATGAGGGCCGTATTCTTGTGGCCAGGTCAGAGCCGTAG
- the ftsA gene encoding cell division protein FtsA produces MCAMEELDIKVAAEAEETEQIQETNRVEPSRGTGELVAGLDIGTTKICAVIGEVFEDGCVNIIGVGTAASSGMKKGVVVNIESTVKAIRQAIDSASDMAGCDIETVYVGIAGTHIKGFNSPGIIAINNQQIRQKEIQAVIHAAQTVKISDNQQIIHVLPQEYMVDDHTGIQNPLGMTGVRLATNVHIVTADVTSLHNLVTSCSRAGLNVAEVVLESVASSRAVLTSDEMELGVALLDIGGGTTDLAVFCNGTIKYTWELALGGNNLTNDLSVGLRTPLQEAEMLKYKYGGAVSSLVKENHIIEVPTVGDRKARKVSQRVMVEILEARMEEILQVVNKKICGSGYRNRINAGMVITGGTALLANVVEMAEQVFDMPVRVSFPRGVGGRIEDVESPRCTTAVGLVLYGCNNKEIVPVEHEGVVSRLRSFLKNII; encoded by the coding sequence ATGTGCGCAATGGAAGAGCTGGATATAAAGGTTGCTGCTGAAGCGGAAGAAACAGAGCAAATTCAAGAAACCAATAGAGTTGAACCGAGTCGTGGGACCGGAGAATTGGTTGCCGGTCTTGATATCGGTACCACCAAGATATGCGCTGTTATAGGTGAAGTTTTTGAAGATGGCTGTGTGAACATCATAGGGGTAGGAACAGCTGCGTCTTCGGGAATGAAAAAAGGCGTTGTGGTTAATATTGAGTCAACGGTCAAGGCGATTCGTCAGGCCATTGACAGTGCCTCGGACATGGCTGGTTGTGATATTGAGACCGTGTATGTCGGTATTGCTGGAACCCATATCAAGGGCTTTAATTCTCCCGGAATTATCGCCATTAATAACCAGCAGATCAGGCAGAAGGAAATTCAGGCGGTTATTCACGCGGCGCAGACGGTCAAGATTTCTGATAACCAGCAGATCATTCATGTCCTACCGCAGGAGTACATGGTTGATGATCATACCGGTATTCAGAATCCGCTGGGAATGACCGGGGTCCGCTTGGCAACCAATGTCCATATCGTGACAGCTGATGTGACCTCTTTGCATAATCTGGTCACCAGTTGTAGTCGGGCCGGATTGAACGTTGCTGAAGTGGTTTTGGAGTCCGTGGCCTCTTCTCGCGCTGTGTTGACTTCCGATGAGATGGAACTGGGCGTGGCCCTGCTGGATATCGGTGGGGGTACTACAGATTTGGCTGTTTTCTGTAACGGTACCATTAAGTACACCTGGGAGTTGGCCTTGGGCGGCAATAATTTGACCAATGATCTTTCTGTGGGGCTGCGCACACCCTTGCAGGAAGCAGAGATGCTCAAGTATAAATACGGCGGTGCTGTCTCTTCTCTGGTCAAGGAAAATCACATTATTGAGGTGCCTACGGTCGGTGATCGCAAGGCCCGTAAGGTTTCGCAGAGGGTGATGGTTGAGATCTTGGAGGCCCGGATGGAAGAAATCCTTCAAGTGGTGAATAAGAAAATCTGTGGTTCCGGTTACCGAAACCGAATTAATGCGGGCATGGTTATTACTGGAGGTACAGCCTTGCTAGCCAATGTGGTTGAAATGGCGGAGCAGGTTTTTGATATGCCGGTACGGGTCAGCTTCCCTCGGGGCGTTGGCGGAAGGATAGAAGATGTTGAATCTCCGCGTTGTACGACTGCGGTCGGTCTCGTTTTATATGGTTGTAATAATAAGGAGATTGTGCCGGTTGAGCATGAAGGTGTTGTGAGCAGGCTGCGGAGTTTTCTGAAAAATATTATTTAG
- a CDS encoding AAA family ATPase: protein MTQPLNKLTIKGFKSIQHLEGFHLTSLNVLIGGNGAGKSNFIDFFRMLRTMMELPLPGLASASLKTYIATGGGSDDFLFNGPKITEQIEAETIFGQNGYRFRLVPTADETFIIVDEEICLDDQCSEWKEMGSGHARPELLKEKESDRGDTISSSVYEAVSSWQIYHFHDTGKTAAMRRSEIIDDNKYLRFDAANIAPFLFYLQSSEKDIYSQIVDTICLVAPFF from the coding sequence ATGACGCAGCCGTTAAATAAATTAACCATTAAAGGCTTCAAGTCTATTCAGCACCTTGAAGGCTTTCATCTTACAAGTCTCAACGTCCTCATCGGCGGCAACGGAGCAGGGAAAAGTAACTTTATTGATTTTTTTCGGATGCTACGGACCATGATGGAACTGCCTCTGCCCGGTCTTGCCAGCGCAAGCCTGAAAACCTATATCGCAACCGGCGGCGGCAGTGATGATTTTTTATTTAACGGACCCAAGATAACTGAACAGATAGAGGCAGAAACAATATTTGGCCAAAACGGCTATCGTTTCAGATTGGTTCCCACTGCCGATGAAACATTCATCATTGTTGATGAGGAAATATGTCTTGACGACCAATGCTCAGAATGGAAGGAGATGGGAAGCGGTCATGCAAGACCGGAGCTCCTTAAAGAGAAGGAGAGTGACCGGGGAGATACTATTTCTTCCTCTGTTTACGAGGCTGTTTCTTCCTGGCAGATATATCATTTTCACGATACCGGCAAAACTGCTGCAATGCGTCGCTCTGAAATAATTGATGATAATAAATATCTGCGTTTTGATGCTGCGAATATTGCCCCGTTTCTCTTTTATTTGCAGAGCTCTGAAAAGGATATTTACAGCCAGATCGTGGATACGATTTGTTTGGTAGCACCTTTTTTTTGA
- the ftsZ gene encoding cell division protein FtsZ, which translates to MSYRMAEEESVATIKVVGVGGGGGNAINTMVDNRLTGVQFIAANTDMQALENSKADIRIQLGPTITKGMGAGADPSMGRDAAQESLDDLANALSDADMVFVTAGLGGGTGTGAAPIIARLSKEQGALTVSVVTKPFYFEAKKRMHNAEAGWEELKKNSDTIITVPNDRLLGLMQKNSTLVDMMKMVDDVLLQAVKGITDLINLPGHINVDFADLKTVMKEVGPAIMGSGSASGENRASEAAKRAIDNQLLEDVGIDGALGILINISATSSLTMGEFMEASALIQEKAHEDANIIIGALFDDNMGDELRVTVIATGIANYEDAAETISEFDVVGRAGNKKVKPLNVTEKARLDLERPPHNQPMSFARPNPVPKGLRPMPTPIFDEQNDLAEWDEPAYIRKKAN; encoded by the coding sequence ATGTCATATAGAATGGCAGAAGAAGAGTCAGTGGCGACTATCAAGGTGGTCGGTGTCGGTGGTGGCGGGGGTAATGCTATTAACACCATGGTTGATAATCGACTTACCGGTGTCCAGTTTATTGCCGCCAATACTGATATGCAGGCTCTGGAGAACTCAAAAGCGGATATTCGTATCCAGCTGGGGCCGACTATTACTAAAGGAATGGGAGCTGGCGCAGATCCTTCAATGGGAAGAGATGCGGCTCAGGAGAGTCTGGACGATTTGGCCAATGCTCTCTCTGATGCGGATATGGTTTTTGTCACCGCCGGTCTTGGCGGAGGTACCGGTACAGGAGCTGCACCGATTATTGCCCGGCTCAGTAAGGAGCAAGGTGCCCTGACCGTTTCCGTTGTCACCAAGCCTTTTTATTTTGAAGCAAAGAAACGCATGCATAATGCTGAGGCCGGTTGGGAGGAGCTGAAGAAAAATTCCGATACCATTATCACGGTCCCCAATGATCGTCTGTTGGGGCTTATGCAAAAGAATTCCACCTTGGTCGATATGATGAAGATGGTGGATGACGTTTTGTTGCAGGCTGTTAAGGGTATTACCGATCTCATCAATTTGCCCGGCCATATCAATGTGGACTTTGCCGACTTGAAGACCGTTATGAAGGAAGTCGGTCCGGCAATTATGGGCTCGGGTTCGGCTTCTGGAGAGAATCGCGCCAGCGAGGCTGCCAAGCGGGCTATAGATAACCAATTGCTGGAAGATGTAGGGATTGACGGTGCCTTGGGCATTCTGATCAATATCTCCGCCACCAGCTCCTTGACTATGGGTGAATTTATGGAGGCCTCTGCCCTGATTCAAGAAAAAGCCCACGAGGATGCCAATATTATTATCGGTGCCCTGTTTGATGACAATATGGGTGATGAGTTGCGCGTGACCGTGATTGCCACAGGCATTGCTAATTATGAGGATGCTGCTGAGACTATTTCTGAGTTTGACGTGGTTGGCCGCGCCGGTAATAAGAAGGTGAAGCCGCTCAATGTGACCGAGAAAGCGAGGCTTGACCTGGAACGTCCGCCCCATAATCAGCCGATGAGCTTTGCTCGCCCTAATCCGGTACCCAAGGGATTACGCCCTATGCCCACTCCGATCTTTGATGAACAGAATGATCTGGCAGAATGGGATGAGCCTGCGTATATCCGGAAGAAAGCCAATTAA
- the murG gene encoding undecaprenyldiphospho-muramoylpentapeptide beta-N-acetylglucosaminyltransferase yields the protein MLRNETEELEDINSMRIIITGGGTGGHLFPGIALATALQRKYSGCEILFIGTQRQLDKKTLAGFDFQQESISCMGLKGMGLKHRIKSLLSLPVAVLESWKIIQRFQPDLVFGVGGYVTGPVLLAARLRSVPTCIHEQNSIPGLANRIISHFVTRIFISIPGEYPFPEQKTVVSGNPVRQEILAAAERRQQEAEQEAGNGKTDSGKADSPMTLLIMGGSLGAHRINMLMLDVAAQLSKEQKKAVQLIHQTGTADEEKVRDGYAAAGVKAEVRAFFTDMASLYSQADLVLARAGATSLAELSVMGLPAVLVPYPYAADDHQARNAEYYVAGGGAVMYRESALDVELLGKILWQLLGDIDKLKQMARAMKNMGQPRATQRILDSCMGLIDN from the coding sequence ATGTTGAGAAATGAAACAGAAGAGCTTGAGGATATAAACTCCATGCGCATAATAATAACAGGCGGAGGCACCGGCGGCCATCTTTTCCCCGGCATAGCCTTGGCAACCGCATTGCAGCGGAAATATTCCGGCTGCGAGATACTATTTATCGGAACGCAGCGGCAACTTGACAAAAAGACGCTGGCCGGGTTTGATTTTCAACAGGAATCCATTTCCTGTATGGGGCTGAAGGGTATGGGCTTGAAGCACCGCATCAAGAGCCTGCTCAGTCTGCCCGTAGCGGTGCTGGAATCATGGAAGATAATACAGCGCTTTCAGCCGGATTTGGTTTTTGGCGTGGGCGGTTATGTCACCGGGCCGGTGCTGCTGGCTGCCCGGTTGCGTTCTGTGCCCACCTGTATCCATGAACAGAACTCCATACCGGGGTTGGCTAATAGGATTATTTCTCATTTTGTCACCAGGATTTTTATCTCCATCCCCGGAGAATATCCTTTCCCTGAACAGAAAACTGTGGTCTCGGGCAACCCGGTTCGTCAGGAAATATTGGCAGCAGCAGAACGCAGGCAGCAGGAGGCGGAGCAGGAGGCGGGCAACGGAAAAACTGATAGTGGAAAAGCAGACAGCCCCATGACCCTGCTGATCATGGGCGGCAGTCTTGGGGCCCATCGTATCAATATGCTGATGCTTGATGTTGCAGCCCAACTTAGTAAGGAGCAAAAAAAGGCGGTACAGCTGATTCATCAAACCGGTACAGCAGATGAGGAAAAGGTCAGAGACGGGTATGCGGCAGCCGGAGTCAAGGCCGAGGTCAGGGCCTTTTTTACTGATATGGCATCCCTGTATAGTCAAGCAGATCTGGTCCTTGCTAGGGCCGGAGCCACCTCGCTTGCCGAGCTGTCTGTTATGGGCCTGCCAGCTGTGCTGGTTCCGTACCCCTATGCAGCGGATGATCACCAAGCAAGGAATGCCGAGTACTATGTTGCCGGAGGCGGTGCGGTAATGTATCGGGAGTCGGCATTGGATGTAGAGCTGCTTGGTAAAATTCTTTGGCAATTATTGGGTGATATTGATAAGCTGAAACAAATGGCTCGTGCCATGAAAAATATGGGGCAACCTAGAGCAACCCAGAGAATACTGGACAGTTGTATGGGCCTTATCGATAACTAA
- a CDS encoding radical SAM protein, translated as MHPLLTTEAGTVCKKWKGRLPVALLYPNTYPLAVSNLGFQLLYRLLNASEDIVCERFVYPQEQESFRSLESSRPLTDFPLVFGSISFEQDYAHLAAMLVAGGVAPYAADRPAEIAPGSPLVVLGGVGVFMNPEPLALFADLMVIGEAEVVLPRLLPALAELASRRNLIEIGRIIPGCYVPSAYSFRYDSDGRVREISVSDGLPQQVRRVALRKSDQAAHSEILSPEAELGMYMTELGRGCGRGCRFCAAGFIYRPPRLWSAEAVLEGLDQRPAEVNRVGLLGMEMADPELLDRIADFLQTNACSLSFSSLRADRISPRLLELLAHSGLKSVAIAPDGCSERLRGVINKGLSEDDLIAAAVALVDAGIYTLKLYVMVGLPTETEQDLEEFVQLVQKIREKIRPIGQKKGRLCELILSVNSFVPKPWTPFQYLSFGGQERRQAMQDRDCTAAVLNLKKKIKYLKKSFAKVDNLHIKVDRPDKVLAQAVFSRADRRIGPALLDIGMGKATFKQAMKKHKLSSWQYAVRPRENDELFCWQVLDQGIQAEYLVKELERSLIGQSTPPCDPSCCRRCGVCVGK; from the coding sequence ATGCACCCCCTGCTGACAACTGAGGCCGGAACAGTCTGTAAAAAATGGAAGGGCCGCCTGCCGGTGGCCCTTTTGTATCCCAATACCTATCCCCTTGCTGTCTCCAATCTCGGGTTTCAGCTCCTTTATCGCCTGCTGAATGCTTCGGAAGATATTGTCTGCGAGCGTTTTGTCTATCCTCAGGAGCAGGAGTCTTTCCGTTCCTTGGAATCCAGTCGTCCTTTGACGGATTTTCCCCTTGTTTTCGGGTCAATCAGTTTTGAACAGGATTATGCCCATCTGGCGGCTATGTTGGTCGCCGGAGGCGTGGCCCCGTATGCGGCAGACAGACCTGCAGAGATTGCACCGGGCAGCCCCCTTGTGGTACTCGGCGGGGTGGGTGTTTTCATGAACCCTGAGCCCTTGGCTTTGTTTGCCGATCTGATGGTGATCGGCGAGGCAGAGGTCGTGCTGCCTCGACTGCTGCCTGCGCTGGCCGAGTTGGCTAGTCGGCGTAACCTTATTGAAATCGGGAGGATAATCCCCGGCTGTTATGTCCCGTCAGCATATAGTTTCAGGTATGACAGCGACGGACGGGTGCGTGAAATCTCGGTAAGTGACGGTTTGCCACAGCAGGTCCGTCGGGTTGCCTTGAGAAAAAGCGATCAAGCAGCCCATTCCGAAATCCTTTCTCCTGAGGCTGAATTGGGAATGTACATGACCGAGTTGGGGCGAGGGTGCGGCCGTGGCTGTCGTTTCTGCGCAGCCGGTTTTATCTATCGCCCCCCTCGGCTCTGGTCCGCTGAGGCGGTGTTGGAGGGGCTTGATCAGCGTCCTGCCGAGGTCAATCGAGTCGGGCTGTTGGGTATGGAAATGGCGGACCCGGAACTCCTGGATCGTATTGCCGACTTTTTGCAGACCAATGCCTGTTCGCTCTCTTTTTCCTCATTGCGGGCAGACCGAATTTCCCCCCGACTGCTTGAACTCCTTGCCCATTCCGGCCTGAAATCCGTTGCCATTGCTCCTGATGGTTGTTCGGAGCGATTACGAGGGGTTATCAATAAAGGACTTTCAGAAGATGATTTGATTGCAGCGGCTGTCGCTCTGGTGGATGCCGGGATCTACACTCTGAAGCTCTATGTCATGGTCGGGCTGCCCACAGAAACTGAACAGGATCTGGAAGAATTTGTTCAGCTGGTGCAAAAAATTCGGGAAAAAATTCGGCCTATCGGACAAAAAAAAGGACGTCTCTGCGAATTGATTCTCTCGGTAAACTCCTTTGTCCCCAAGCCGTGGACACCGTTTCAATACCTCTCCTTTGGCGGACAGGAAAGGAGGCAAGCCATGCAAGATCGGGACTGTACGGCGGCGGTGCTCAATCTGAAGAAGAAGATTAAATATTTGAAAAAATCCTTTGCCAAGGTAGATAATCTGCATATCAAGGTTGATCGACCGGATAAGGTGCTTGCTCAGGCTGTGTTTTCACGAGCGGATCGCCGTATCGGTCCGGCCTTGCTGGACATCGGTATGGGGAAGGCAACCTTTAAACAGGCTATGAAGAAACATAAACTCTCCTCCTGGCAATATGCGGTTCGACCGAGGGAAAATGATGAGTTGTTTTGCTGGCAGGTGCTTGATCAGGGGATTCAAGCGGAGTATCTTGTCAAGGAGCTGGAGCGTTCCTTGATAGGCCAAAGCACCCCGCCCTGTGATCCGAGTTGCTGTCGTCGTTGTGGTGTGTGTGTGGGGAAGTGA